One region of Bacteroidales bacterium genomic DNA includes:
- a CDS encoding acyloxyacyl hydrolase — MRFLALLIVLFMPFSVFAQDTTSNSIFMGVRPHYGFILPHAPSIKKFKDNHPYGLEFDYGWVLKKASDWRRCNCYSRAGFSASWVNFGNPEVLGSAVNLEMFAEPYLNYGGDLWLSLRMGVGPSYSTKVYDEETNPENKFFSSHLSYIIHLDVMLNFRLSDHWNAKIFGKYNHISNGGVKQPNLGINFPTVGAGVDYVAEPGGFVEREPVPIQQKGIIPSAAVFGSMKNVVEGPDKVKKRTLGYGFLVKGRRMIAKINALNLGFEGYWDGEIKEKYEGEKEHRQFSLLVGHDLIFGRFIFSQYWGTYLYAPDYQKNFFQRYSLTYNLIGNLRFGVNLKAHAEVAQNFNVHVAYDLN; from the coding sequence ATGCGTTTTCTAGCTTTATTGATTGTTTTGTTCATGCCGTTTTCCGTTTTTGCCCAGGATACCACCTCCAATTCAATATTTATGGGGGTAAGACCCCATTACGGTTTCATTCTTCCCCATGCTCCGTCAATAAAAAAATTTAAAGACAACCATCCATATGGCCTGGAATTTGATTATGGGTGGGTTTTAAAAAAGGCAAGCGACTGGCGCAGGTGTAACTGCTATTCCCGGGCTGGTTTTTCAGCCTCATGGGTTAATTTTGGCAATCCCGAAGTGCTGGGATCGGCGGTGAATCTGGAAATGTTTGCCGAGCCCTATCTGAATTACGGAGGCGATTTGTGGTTAAGCCTGAGAATGGGTGTTGGACCCAGTTATTCCACGAAGGTGTATGATGAAGAAACCAATCCGGAGAATAAGTTCTTCAGTAGCCATTTGAGCTATATCATTCATTTGGATGTTATGCTGAATTTCAGGTTGAGTGATCACTGGAACGCTAAAATTTTTGGGAAATACAATCACATCTCCAACGGAGGAGTAAAACAGCCCAACCTGGGGATCAATTTTCCCACGGTAGGAGCTGGTGTCGATTATGTTGCAGAACCCGGGGGGTTTGTCGAGCGGGAGCCTGTGCCCATTCAGCAGAAAGGTATTATACCTTCTGCCGCAGTTTTTGGTTCTATGAAAAACGTGGTTGAAGGCCCCGATAAAGTAAAGAAACGCACGCTTGGTTATGGATTCCTTGTTAAAGGCAGACGTATGATTGCAAAGATCAATGCCCTGAATCTGGGCTTTGAAGGTTACTGGGATGGTGAGATAAAGGAAAAATATGAAGGAGAGAAAGAACACAGACAATTTTCATTACTCGTTGGCCATGATTTGATTTTTGGTCGCTTTATTTTTTCCCAGTACTGGGGTACCTATTTATATGCTCCCGATTATCAAAAAAATTTTTTTCAGCGCTATAGCCTCACCTATAACCTGATCGGAAATCTTCGTTTCG